In Triticum aestivum cultivar Chinese Spring chromosome 5B, IWGSC CS RefSeq v2.1, whole genome shotgun sequence, the following proteins share a genomic window:
- the LOC123115849 gene encoding putative glutaredoxin-C14, with protein MDRVMKLASERAVVIFSLSSCCMCHTVARLFCDLGVNALVHELDQDPKGKEMERALLKMLGKGPSVPVVFIGGKLVGGTNRVMSMHLSGELVPMLRNAGALWL; from the coding sequence GCTGGCGTCGGAGAGAGCGGTGGTGATCTTCAGCCTGAGCTCCTGCTGCATGTGCCACACCGTGGCGCGGCTCTTCTGCGACCTGGGTGTCAATGCACTGGTGCACGAGCTCGACCAAGACCCCAAGGGAAAGGAGATGGAGAGAGCTCTCCTCAAGATGCTCGGGAAAGGCCCGTCTGTTCCGGTGGTGTTCATCGGCGGGAAGCTTGTCGGCGGGACAAACAGGGTCATGTCCATGCATCTCAGCGGCGAGCTGGTCCCAATGCTGAGGAATGCAGGTGCCCTCTGGCTTTAG